In Candidatus Rhabdochlamydia sp. T3358, the following are encoded in one genomic region:
- a CDS encoding DMT family transporter — MSVFFVALMYAAWSSVFSLGKLALQHSPPLFLTASRMLFAAVLILSFLLITKRSSLKLSLRQFTSVLLLAFFSIYLTNTLEFWGLQYLSAAKTCFIYSLSPFFAALFSYIHFNERMNPRKWLGLSIGFVGFVPVLFTQTGSEELLNAFSFFSWPTLAIMGAALSSVYGWVLLRLMVKEQEITPLVANGTSMLFGGLFALIHSYLIEPGAPFPIAPLHFTSFIKGVVLITVISNLICYNLYGMFLKKYTATFLSFVGLLSPIFASLNAWIFLGETPSWIIFLSTSIVSIGLWIVYRAELKQGYIVSSKAPASN; from the coding sequence ATGTCCGTATTTTTTGTTGCTTTGATGTACGCTGCTTGGTCCAGCGTTTTTTCTCTAGGAAAGCTTGCTCTACAGCACTCTCCTCCCCTTTTTCTAACAGCCTCTCGCATGCTCTTTGCAGCAGTGCTTATCTTAAGCTTTTTACTGATTACTAAAAGGTCCTCATTAAAATTATCTTTAAGACAGTTTACCTCTGTTCTACTGCTTGCTTTTTTTAGCATCTACCTAACAAACACTTTGGAATTTTGGGGACTACAATATCTCTCTGCGGCTAAGACCTGTTTTATCTATAGCCTTTCCCCTTTTTTTGCCGCACTTTTTTCCTACATCCATTTCAATGAAAGAATGAATCCCCGCAAATGGCTAGGACTTTCCATAGGCTTTGTTGGATTTGTTCCCGTTCTCTTTACACAAACAGGTTCTGAAGAGCTATTAAATGCCTTTAGTTTCTTCTCTTGGCCCACACTTGCCATTATGGGTGCAGCGTTAAGCTCGGTTTATGGATGGGTTCTTCTTCGACTCATGGTAAAAGAGCAAGAAATTACCCCTCTTGTCGCTAATGGAACAAGTATGCTCTTTGGAGGACTATTCGCCCTGATCCACTCTTATCTAATAGAACCCGGAGCTCCTTTTCCCATAGCTCCTCTACACTTCACATCTTTTATAAAAGGAGTTGTTCTCATCACGGTAATCTCCAACCTGATTTGCTACAATCTCTACGGTATGTTCCTAAAAAAATACACCGCTACCTTCCTCTCTTTTGTAGGGCTGCTCAGCCCCATCTTCGCTTCTTTAAACGCTTGGATCTTTTTAGGAGAAACCCCTTCTTGGATCATCTTTTTATCAACAAGTATTGTTTCCATAGGTCTTTGGATTGTCTACCGCGCAGAACTTAAACAAGGCTATATCGTTTCTTCTAAAGCACCTGCTAGTAATTAG
- a CDS encoding malate dehydrogenase, whose amino-acid sequence MNKKVKRIAVTGAGGQIAYSLLFRIAAGEMLGFDQPIALHLLELHEFQKTAEGVAMELQDCAFPLLQEVRIESDPFKVFENVDYALLIGAKPRGPGMERKDLLAENGKIFVAQGKALNEAADPKVVVFVVGNPCNTNCLIAMHHAPKIPKNQFFAMTALDQNRAQAMLAIKANVAVTDVSHVTIWGNHSATQVADFLHAKIGNKPLLEVIKDRKWCEEEFIPYVQKRGAEVIKARGKSSAASAAHAVICSIRSLIGLGKDWFSAALCSDANPYGIEKGLVFSFPCYRTEKGIIEIVPGLSWDPFLEKAIRLSEKELKEERALIDHLL is encoded by the coding sequence ATGAACAAAAAAGTTAAAAGAATTGCAGTAACAGGAGCTGGGGGGCAAATTGCCTATAGCTTGTTATTTCGGATCGCAGCGGGCGAGATGCTAGGATTTGACCAACCGATTGCCCTGCATTTGTTAGAGCTGCATGAATTTCAGAAGACAGCAGAAGGTGTGGCTATGGAGCTGCAGGATTGTGCTTTTCCTTTACTGCAAGAAGTGAGAATCGAATCCGATCCATTTAAAGTATTTGAAAACGTAGATTATGCGCTTTTAATCGGTGCTAAACCTCGTGGACCTGGGATGGAAAGGAAGGATTTATTAGCAGAAAATGGAAAGATTTTCGTTGCCCAAGGAAAAGCCTTAAATGAAGCAGCAGATCCTAAAGTGGTTGTTTTTGTTGTGGGAAACCCGTGTAATACCAATTGTCTAATTGCCATGCATCACGCTCCTAAAATCCCTAAAAATCAGTTTTTTGCTATGACTGCTTTAGATCAAAATAGAGCGCAAGCCATGCTTGCCATTAAAGCGAATGTGGCAGTTACAGATGTTTCTCATGTGACGATTTGGGGTAACCACTCAGCCACACAGGTAGCGGATTTTTTGCATGCAAAAATTGGAAATAAACCTCTTTTAGAGGTGATTAAAGATCGCAAATGGTGCGAAGAAGAGTTTATTCCCTATGTGCAGAAAAGAGGTGCTGAAGTCATAAAAGCCAGAGGAAAATCCTCTGCTGCATCAGCTGCTCACGCAGTTATTTGCTCTATAAGATCTTTAATAGGATTAGGTAAAGATTGGTTTTCTGCTGCTCTTTGCTCTGATGCTAATCCTTACGGGATTGAAAAAGGATTGGTTTTTTCCTTTCCCTGCTATAGGACAGAAAAAGGAATAATAGAAATTGTACCTGGATTATCTTGGGATCCTTTTTTAGAAAAGGCAATTAGGCTGAGTGAAAAAGAATTAAAAGAAGAAAGAGCATTGATTGATCATTTACTTTAG
- a CDS encoding citrate (Si)-synthase, translated as MSEDVLFTITKEHLETGLRGFPVGYCTTSHVDPQKGLFYLGRPVTELSTWQPEQVIYLLYHGKEGNKQELEKFSEMIEQRSCCSQQVIAAIEALPRQGHPMKLFCIALLLLGMHESADNYADDCLNIIAKVPHLAAAVINHHAGFGKTPNPKLDLGYMENFCYMLQVPDKREKELVSVMNLFNILHYDHGGGNLSTFVGKAVASGLEDMYGSICAAMCALEGPRHGRANQDCLEFVRDVLTELGEKATAKQVEELIRKRLLEKKLVFGFGHAVLRVEDPRATLQYDFVQKHYPNHPLVKIALLLRTEGSKVLLENPKISDPYPNVDAISGTMLTAAGFAYPEYYTVLFGLSRSVGIAMQIVYERTEAREGRGTPIVRPKYLYKPRA; from the coding sequence ATGTCTGAGGATGTGTTATTTACCATTACAAAAGAGCATTTAGAAACGGGCCTGCGTGGGTTTCCTGTAGGCTATTGCACTACATCACATGTTGATCCTCAAAAAGGGTTATTTTATTTAGGAAGGCCCGTTACAGAACTATCTACGTGGCAACCAGAACAGGTCATCTATCTTCTCTATCATGGCAAAGAAGGTAACAAACAAGAATTAGAAAAGTTTTCTGAAATGATTGAACAACGCAGTTGTTGTTCACAGCAGGTGATTGCTGCTATTGAGGCTTTGCCCAGGCAAGGCCATCCTATGAAACTCTTCTGTATAGCGCTTTTATTATTAGGAATGCATGAATCTGCAGATAACTATGCAGATGATTGTTTAAATATCATTGCTAAAGTTCCTCATCTAGCTGCAGCTGTAATTAATCATCACGCTGGTTTTGGTAAAACGCCTAATCCCAAATTGGATTTAGGCTATATGGAAAACTTTTGCTATATGCTCCAAGTTCCCGATAAGAGAGAAAAAGAGCTTGTTTCCGTTATGAATTTATTCAACATTTTACACTATGATCATGGAGGAGGAAATCTATCCACTTTTGTAGGGAAGGCGGTAGCTTCTGGGTTAGAGGATATGTATGGATCCATTTGTGCGGCCATGTGTGCTTTAGAAGGACCACGCCATGGAAGAGCCAATCAGGATTGTTTAGAATTTGTAAGAGATGTGCTTACTGAATTAGGAGAAAAGGCAACTGCTAAACAAGTAGAAGAATTGATTCGTAAGCGTTTATTAGAAAAAAAATTGGTATTTGGATTTGGGCATGCCGTATTGCGAGTAGAAGATCCACGTGCTACTCTGCAATACGATTTTGTACAAAAACATTATCCAAACCATCCTTTGGTAAAAATCGCTTTGCTTTTGCGTACAGAAGGGTCTAAAGTGTTATTAGAAAATCCTAAGATCTCCGATCCTTATCCTAATGTAGATGCTATTTCAGGAACTATGCTAACAGCAGCTGGATTTGCTTATCCTGAGTATTATACTGTTTTGTTTGGCCTTTCTAGATCTGTGGGGATTGCCATGCAAATAGTCTATGAGCGCACCGAGGCAAGAGAGGGCAGAGGCACCCCCATTGTAAGACCTAAGTATCTATATAAGCCAAGAGCTTAA
- a CDS encoding helix-turn-helix transcriptional regulator gives MTDPVFRDSQNPFSDLETDAPASTLPSVEEIIEKYRDLIFEHVSRRIAFFFQQLICCFQTKLHFEIGQVVSQGASAKKVVLTDQNLVSLEFERNAAHSSTLPCLLAYDLEEWELYQAKKTKIPKGWIFLKGTDSYRLWNSTINMPRWVNMVDLQIDGTSRDQKLRYKTLYLINAAAQGEIDPEEGLELFIQLSIDQVESSYKVATQLMYQKILNLYKYELESTLVSFNHNRSMWLEALLSIRVSDESFRKIIYQIRYQAVRDAQLGQAELIQKIDLAKNKILSSYKRKLPYFEAAFRSLLIAETYTLRNRQRLEKMYNFSYFDFKARLSGTKLNIFDHTKIKLAEKYRPQIIALSAEIIQDMQELRKKEALQRSQTTKLLRHAKKWTQKQLAQELSVSQSTISRMENCQKLITLPIAEKLSLIFHVDAGLFMPHFFYD, from the coding sequence TTGACAGACCCTGTCTTTAGAGATTCTCAAAATCCATTTTCTGATCTTGAAACAGATGCACCTGCTAGTACCCTTCCTTCAGTAGAAGAGATTATCGAAAAATATCGTGATCTTATTTTTGAACATGTATCAAGAAGAATTGCTTTTTTCTTTCAACAACTCATCTGTTGTTTTCAAACTAAACTGCATTTTGAAATAGGACAGGTAGTGTCTCAAGGAGCTTCTGCTAAAAAAGTAGTTCTTACCGATCAGAACCTGGTAAGCTTAGAATTTGAACGCAATGCTGCTCATAGTAGTACCTTGCCCTGTTTACTTGCATACGATCTAGAAGAGTGGGAGCTTTACCAAGCAAAAAAAACAAAAATCCCTAAAGGATGGATTTTTTTAAAAGGAACCGATTCTTATCGTCTTTGGAATTCCACCATTAATATGCCTCGTTGGGTAAACATGGTAGATCTACAAATCGATGGAACTTCTCGTGATCAAAAATTACGTTATAAAACTCTGTATTTAATTAATGCTGCAGCACAAGGAGAAATTGATCCAGAAGAAGGATTGGAGCTTTTTATTCAGCTCTCTATTGATCAAGTAGAAAGCAGCTACAAAGTAGCAACTCAGTTAATGTATCAAAAAATACTGAACTTGTATAAGTATGAACTAGAATCTACTCTAGTAAGTTTTAACCATAATCGTTCTATGTGGTTAGAAGCTTTGCTTAGCATTAGGGTCTCAGATGAATCTTTTCGAAAAATCATCTACCAGATCCGCTATCAGGCGGTTCGAGATGCACAACTAGGGCAAGCAGAACTTATACAAAAAATAGATCTGGCTAAAAATAAGATCTTATCCAGCTATAAAAGGAAGCTTCCTTATTTTGAAGCTGCTTTTCGATCTCTTTTGATTGCAGAAACCTATACGCTAAGAAACCGGCAGCGCTTAGAAAAAATGTATAATTTTTCCTACTTTGATTTTAAAGCCAGATTAAGCGGAACTAAGTTAAATATCTTTGATCATACAAAAATCAAACTAGCAGAAAAATACAGACCACAAATTATAGCTCTTAGCGCAGAAATCATCCAGGATATGCAAGAGCTTAGAAAAAAAGAAGCCTTGCAAAGAAGCCAAACTACCAAACTGTTAAGACATGCTAAGAAATGGACACAAAAACAACTTGCCCAAGAACTCTCTGTAAGCCAATCGACTATTTCTCGGATGGAAAATTGCCAGAAGCTGATTACCCTACCCATAGCTGAAAAATTAAGTCTGATTTTTCATGTCGATGCAGGACTCTTTATGCCTCATTTTTTCTATGATTAA
- a CDS encoding lanthionine synthetase C family protein codes for MTQIQGITNIPHCIARRIAKLFPSNISTSDYPFLNLSGYTSLIILYSTLSRIYNSEEWDLLLHCYITNVVRILESQGVTRFSLIDGLAGICFAITLSGQEKGRYKKLQNTLDLFLIKGINQEYLTPLQKNISCGLSSNQNLYDVISGIAGIGNYFLNNLEKKGFIETVKEILSTLVSFCSPIIIHGREVPGWYRHTEDTFEDKSRFPKGNFDLGFAHGIPGILAFFSLALLKGVIVDRQKETILKLADWIWDKRLIGVQGIFWNDRVSFEEETTGKKENNSFIFDGWCYGTPGVTRSLFLAGSALDDKQIKNQSINSFKDVFFKTREEWGLPCPSFCHGLSGLLTLTCKMYQETSLSFFRDKSNELKGLILSSYNPLWELGFFSDSISDISEYLRSEKINIITGVSGILLSLLFCDFYKEDKWTRFFVIS; via the coding sequence ATGACGCAAATTCAAGGTATTACAAATATCCCACACTGTATTGCTAGAAGAATAGCTAAACTATTTCCGAGTAATATAAGCACTTCGGATTATCCCTTTTTGAATTTATCAGGATATACATCGCTAATTATTCTATATAGTACTCTTAGTAGAATTTATAATTCTGAAGAATGGGATCTTTTATTACATTGTTATATTACAAACGTTGTCAGAATTTTAGAATCTCAAGGCGTTACACGTTTTTCCTTAATTGATGGGTTAGCAGGAATATGTTTTGCAATCACTCTCTCTGGGCAGGAAAAAGGTCGATACAAAAAACTTCAAAATACTCTTGATTTATTCCTTATTAAAGGAATAAATCAAGAGTATTTAACTCCTTTGCAAAAAAATATTAGTTGTGGTTTATCTTCTAATCAAAATCTCTATGATGTAATAAGCGGTATTGCGGGGATTGGAAATTATTTCTTAAATAACTTAGAAAAAAAAGGATTTATAGAGACAGTAAAAGAAATTCTTTCAACTTTAGTTTCTTTTTGCTCTCCTATTATTATACATGGACGAGAAGTCCCAGGATGGTATCGCCATACAGAAGATACTTTTGAAGATAAATCAAGATTTCCTAAAGGTAATTTTGATTTAGGATTTGCTCATGGGATACCCGGTATTTTAGCATTTTTTTCTCTTGCTTTATTAAAGGGAGTAATTGTCGATAGGCAAAAAGAAACAATCCTTAAACTAGCTGATTGGATATGGGATAAGCGTTTAATAGGAGTTCAGGGAATATTCTGGAACGATAGAGTTTCTTTTGAAGAAGAAACTACAGGAAAAAAGGAAAACAACTCTTTTATTTTTGATGGCTGGTGTTATGGCACACCAGGGGTCACTAGATCTCTTTTTCTTGCAGGATCAGCTCTGGATGACAAACAAATTAAAAATCAGTCTATAAATAGTTTCAAGGATGTTTTTTTTAAAACAAGGGAAGAATGGGGGCTACCTTGCCCCTCATTTTGCCACGGTCTTTCCGGTCTTTTAACACTTACCTGTAAAATGTATCAGGAAACATCTCTTTCTTTTTTTAGAGATAAATCTAATGAACTAAAAGGTCTTATCCTTTCTTCCTATAACCCTCTTTGGGAGCTAGGTTTTTTTTCCGATAGTATTTCCGATATATCCGAATATTTGAGATCAGAAAAAATTAATATTATAACAGGGGTGTCGGGGATCCTGCTTTCCCTACTGTTTTGCGATTTTTATAAAGAGGATAAATGGACACGTTTTTTTGTAATCAGCTAA